In a single window of the Canis lupus familiaris isolate Mischka breed German Shepherd chromosome 2, alternate assembly UU_Cfam_GSD_1.0, whole genome shotgun sequence genome:
- the IK gene encoding protein Red codes for MPERDSEPFSNPLAPDGHDVDDPHSFHQSKLTNEDFRKLLMTPRAAPTSAPPSKSRHHEMPREYNEDEDPAARRRKKKSYYAKLRQQEIERERELAEKYRDRAKERRDGVNKDYEETELISTTANYRAVGPTAEADKSAAEKRRQLIQESKFLGGDMEHTHLVKGLDFALLQKVRAEIASKEKEEEELMEKPQKETKKDEDPENKIEFKTRLGRNVYRTLFRSKAYERNELFLPGRMAYVVDLDDEYADTDIPTTLIRSKADCPTMEAQTTLTTNDIVISKLTQILSYLRQGTRNKKLKKKDKGKMEEKKPPEADMNIFEDIGDYVPSTTKTPRDKERERYRERERDRERDRERERDRDREREREEEKKRHSYFEKPKVDDEPMDIDKGPGSAKELIKSINEKFAGSAGWEGTESLKKPEDKKQLGDFFGMSNSYAECYPATMDDMAVDSDEEVDYSKMDQGNKKGPLGRWDFDTQEEYSEYMNNKEALPKAAFQYGIKMSEGRKTRRFKETNDKAELDRQWKKISAIIEKRKKMEADGVEVKRPKY; via the exons ATGCCGGAACGAGACA gtgagcCGTTCTCCAACCCTTTGGCTCCAGATGGCCACGATGTGGATGATCCTCACTCCTTCCACCA ATCAAAACTCACCAATGAAGATTTCAGGAAACTTCTCATGACCCCAAGGGCTGCACCCACCTCTGCACCGCCCTCTAAATCACGTCAccatga gATGCCAAGGGAGTACAATGAGGATGAAGACCCAGCTGCacgaaggagaaaaaagaagag TTATTATGCCAAGCTTCGTCAAcaagaaattgagagagagagagagctagcagaGAAATATCGTGACCGTGCCAAGGAACGGCGAGATGGTGTGAACAAAGATTATGAGGAAACGGAGCTGATCAGTACCACAGCTAACTACAGGGCTGTGGGCCCCACTGCTGAAGC GGACAAGTCAGCtgcagagaagagaagacagTTGATCCAGGAGTCCAAGTTCTTGGGTGGTGACATGGAACATACTCATTTGGTGAAAGGGTTGGATTTTGCTCTGCTTCAAAAG GTACGAGCTGAGATTGccagcaaagagaaagaagaggaagaacttATGGAAAAGCCTCAGAAGGAAACTAA gAAAGATGAAGATCCTgagaataaaattgaatttaagacGCGCTTGG GCCGCAATGTTTACCGCACACTCTTTAGGAGCAAGGCGTATGAACGGAATGAGCTGTTCCTCCCAGGCCGCATGGCCTATGTGGTAGACCTGGATGATGAGTATGCTGACACGGATATCCCCACCACACTGATCCGCAGCAAAGCAGATTGCCCCACCATGGAG GCCCAGACCACACTGACCACAAATGACATCGTAATCAGCAAGCTCACCCAGATCCTTTCATACCTGCGTCAGGGTACCCGCAATAAGAAGCTCAAGAAGAAGGATAAAG GgaagatggaagagaagaaaCCCCCTGAGGCCGACATGAA TATATTTGAAGACATTGGGGATTATGTGCCATCCACAACCAAGACTCCTCGGGATAAGGAGCGGGAGAGATATCGGGAGCGAGAGCGTGATCGGGAGAGAGaccgggagcgggagcgggaccgagaccgagagagagagagagaggaagagaagaagaggcaCAGCTACTTTGAGAAGCCGAAAGTGGATGATGAG cCCATGGACATTGACAAAG GACCTGGATCTGCTAAGGAGTTGATCAAGTCAATCAATGAAAAGTTTGCTGGGTCTGCTGGCTGGGAAGGCACTGAGTC GCTGAAGAAGCCAGAGGACAAAAAGCAACTAGGAGACTTTTTTGGAATGTCCAACAGTTATGCCGAATGTTACCCAGCCAC GATGGATGACATGGCTGTGGATAGTGATGAGGAGGTGGATTACAGCAAAATGGACCAG GGTAATAAGAAAGGCCCCTTAGGCCGCTGGGACTTTGATACCCAGGAGGAATACAGCGAATATATGAACAACAAGGAGGCTTTGCCCAA GGCTGCATTCCAGTATGGCATCAAGATGTCTGAAGGGCGGAAAACCAGGCGCTTCAAGGAAACCAATGATAAGGCAGAGCTTGATCGCCAGTGGAAGAAGATTAGTGCG ATCattgagaagaggaagaagatggaggCCGATGG AGTTGAAGTGAAAAGACCAAAATACTAA
- the TMCO6 gene encoding transmembrane and coiled-coil domain-containing protein 6 isoform X4 translates to MRTLVGLLTSNQALLQLEAARCLHELSHSEQSAVAEACLPATSYLLTYLSSHSSDFIELCLYTLGNLIVESEAVRRQLLPQGIVPSLAACIQSPHLTVLEALGYALSQLLQAKEAPEAIIPSVLGSTLPQHILQLLQPGPKLNLGVAVEFAWCLHYIICSQVNNALLISHGCLSTLGLLLLDMAGAVQRTEDARMELLACPVLRCLSNLLTEAAVEVVGGPNQLEDERVVAALFILLQFFLQKQPSLLPEGLWLLNNLTANSPSFCTSLLSMDLIEPLLQLLPVSNVVSVLVLTVLCNVAEKGPAYCQCLWPGPLLPCLIGTLAFSDTEVVGHSLELLQLLFLYQPETAEAFLQQSGLQVLERHQEAAQLQDRVHALQKTALHR, encoded by the exons ATGCGGACCTTGGTCGGGCTTCTGACCAGCAACCAAGCCCTGTTGCAGCTTGAGGCCGCTCGGTGCCTTCATGAGCTCTCTCATTCTGAGCAGTCTGCGGTGGCTGAGGCCTGCCTGCCAGCTACTTCCTACCTTCTCACCTACCTCTCCAGTCACAGCTCAGACTTTATA GAGCTCTGTCTGTATACATTGGGTAACCTGATTGTGGAGAGTGAGGCTGTGAGAAGGCAGCTTCTGCCACAGGGCATCGTTCCATCTTTGGCCGCCTGCATCCAG TCTCCCCATCTGACTGTGCTGGAAGCCCTTGGATATGCCTTGTCCCAGCTCCTGCAGGCTAAGGAAGCTCCAGAGGCGATCATCCC CTCCGTTTTGGGCTCCACTCTCCCCCAGCATATCCTGCAACTGTTGCAACCTGGCCCAAAGCTGAACCTTGGAGTCGCTGTGGAGTTTGCCTGGTGCCTGCACTATATCATCTGCAG CCAGGTCAACAATGCCCTGCTTATCTCCCATGGTTGTCTGTCCACTCTGGGCCTGCTGCTATTAGACATGGCTGGGGCTGTCCAGAGAACTGAGGATGCAAGGATGGAGCTG CTGGCATGCCCTGTGCTTCGGTGTCTAAGCAACCTGCTAACAGAAGCAGCAGTGGAAGTTGTGGGAGGGCCAAATCAGCTTGAAGATGAGCGTGTCGTGGCCGCTTTATTTATCCTCCTGCAGTTCTTCCTCCAGAAACAGCCCAGCCTTCTCCCTGAGGGCCTCTGGCTCCTGAATAACCTCACTG CAAATAGTCCTAGTTTCTGTACCTCCTTGCTCTCCATGGATCTGATTGAGCCCCTCTTGCAGTTGCTGCCAGTTTCTAACGTGGTGAGCGTATTG GTGCTCACAGTTCTGTGCAATGTGGCAGAGAAGGGTCCTGCTTACTGTCAATGTCTGTGGCCAGGGCCCTTGCTCCCCTGCTTGATAGGCACGCTGGCCTTCTCTGACACTGAAGTAGTAGGCCACAGTTTAGAGCTGCTGCAACTGTTGTTCCTCTATCAGCCAGAG acTGCAGAGGCCTTTCTGCAGCAATCAGGGCTGCAGGTCCTGGAGAGGCATCAGGAGGCAGCACAGCTCCAGGATCGTGTGCATGCTCTCCAGAAGACAGCTCTTCATAGGTGA
- the WDR55 gene encoding WD repeat-containing protein 55: MDHGRACEERPAEDGSDEEDPDSTEAPVRIRETPEDIVLEAPASGLAFHPARDLLAAGDVDGDVFVFSYSCQEGETKELWSSGHHLKSCRAVVFSEDGQKLVTVSKDKAIHVLDVEQGRLERRISKAHGAPINSLLLVDENVLVTGDDTGGVRLWDQRKEGPLMDMRQHEEYIADMALDPSKKLLLTASGDGCLGVFNIRRRRFELLSEPQSGDLTSVTLMKYGKKVACGSSEGTIYLFNWNGFGATSDRFALRAESIDCMVPVTESLLCTGSTDGVIRAVNILPNRVVGSVGQHAGEPVEKLALSHCTHFLASSGHDQRLKFWNMSQLRAVVVDDYRRRKKKGGPLRALSSKAWSTEDFFAGLREEGEESTAKKEEEESEDDSD, encoded by the exons ATGGACCACGGTCGTGCGTGTGAGGAGAGGCCAGCCGAGGATGGGAGCGACGAGGAAGACCCCGACTCCACGGAAGCCCCGGTCCGCATCCGAGAAACTCCGGAAGACATCGTGCTGGAAGCACCGGCCAGCGGGCTGGCGTTCCATCCGGCCCGCGACCTCCTGGCGGCGGGGGACGTGGACGGGGACGTGTTCGT cTTTTCCTACTCTTGCCAAGAGGGAGAAACGAAGGAGCTCTGGTCCTCAGGTCACCACCTCAAATCGTGCCGAGCCGTAGTCTTTTCTGAAGATGGACAGA AACTTGTTACTGTCTCCAAGGACAAAGCCATCCATGTACTAGATGTGGAGCAGGGCCGACTGGAAAGACGCATTTCCAAGGCTCACGG TGCCCCCATCAACAGTCTGCTGCTGGTAGATGAGAATGTCCTGGTCACTGGGGATGACACAGGTGGTGTCCGGCTCTGGGACCAGCGGAAGGAGGGCCCCTTAATGGATATGCGGCAGCATGAGGAATATATTGCTGACATGGCTCTGGACCCATCCAAGAAGCTGCTGCTTACAGCCAG TGGGGATGGCTGCCTTGGTGTCTTCAACATCAGGCGACGCCGGTTTGAACTGCTCTCAGAGCCTCAGTCTGGAGACCTGACCTCTGTCACTCTCATGAAA TATGGGAAGAAGGTAGCCTGTGGCTCCAGTGAAGGTACCATCTACCTCTTCAACTGGAATGGCTTTGGGGCCACAAGTGATCGGTTTGCCCTAAGAGCTGAGTCTATTGACTGCATGGTTCCAGTTACGGAGAGCCTGCTGTGTACTGGTTCCACTGATGGAGTCATCAG GGCTGTCAATATCTTGCCGAACCGAGTGGTGGGCAGTGTGGGCCAGCATGCTGGGGAGCCTGTGGAGAAGCTGGCCCTCTCCCACTGCACCCACTTCCTGGCCAGCAGTGGCCATGACCAGCGCCTCAAGTTCTGGAACATGTCCCAGCTGCGGGCTGTGGTAGTAGATGACTACCGCCGGCGCAAGAAGAAGGGAGGGCCACTGCGAGCCCTAAGCAGCAAGGCTTGGAGCACTGAGGACTTCTTTGCAGGactgagggaagagggagaggaatcCACAGctaagaaggaagaggaggagagtgagGATGACAGTGATTGA
- the TMCO6 gene encoding transmembrane and coiled-coil domain-containing protein 6 isoform X2 has protein sequence MWSGRQGRLRPVGCAVEELRCRWREREAALRKARREQQLISKRLLRDDALEETEGGCVAMTLGEAEIQQFLGLAQRGTEEKEREKALVSLRRGLQHPETQQAFILLEGSMRTLVGLLTSNQALLQLEAARCLHELSHSEQSAVAEACLPATSYLLTYLSSHSSDFISPHLTVLEALGYALSQLLQAKEAPEAIIPSVLGSTLPQHILQLLQPGPKLNLGVAVEFAWCLHYIICSQVNNALLISHGCLSTLGLLLLDMAGAVQRTEDARMELLACPVLRCLSNLLTEAAVEVVGGPNQLEDERVVAALFILLQFFLQKQPSLLPEGLWLLNNLTANSPSFCTSLLSMDLIEPLLQLLPVSNVVSVLVLTVLCNVAEKGPAYCQCLWPGPLLPCLIGTLAFSDTEVVGHSLELLQLLFLYQPETAEAFLQQSGLQVLERHQEAAQLQDRVHALQKTALHR, from the exons ATGTGGAGCGGCCGGCAGGGCCGCCTCAGGCCGGTGGGCTGCGCAGTGGAGGAGCTACGGTGCCGCTGGAGGGAGCGGGAGGCAG CGCTGCGGAAGGCGCGGAGGGAGCAGCAACTGATCAGTAAGAGGCTGCTGAGAGATGACGCCCTGGAGGAAACTGAAGGGGGATGTGTGGCCATGACCCTCGGAGAAGCCGAG ATCCAGCAGTTCCTCGGGTTAGCGCAGCGGGGGAccgaggaaaaggagagagagaaggctctggTCAGCCTTCGTCGAGGCTTGCAGCATCCTGAGACACAGCAGGCCTTCATCTT GCTGGAGGGCAGCATGCGGACCTTGGTCGGGCTTCTGACCAGCAACCAAGCCCTGTTGCAGCTTGAGGCCGCTCGGTGCCTTCATGAGCTCTCTCATTCTGAGCAGTCTGCGGTGGCTGAGGCCTGCCTGCCAGCTACTTCCTACCTTCTCACCTACCTCTCCAGTCACAGCTCAGACTTTATA TCTCCCCATCTGACTGTGCTGGAAGCCCTTGGATATGCCTTGTCCCAGCTCCTGCAGGCTAAGGAAGCTCCAGAGGCGATCATCCC CTCCGTTTTGGGCTCCACTCTCCCCCAGCATATCCTGCAACTGTTGCAACCTGGCCCAAAGCTGAACCTTGGAGTCGCTGTGGAGTTTGCCTGGTGCCTGCACTATATCATCTGCAG CCAGGTCAACAATGCCCTGCTTATCTCCCATGGTTGTCTGTCCACTCTGGGCCTGCTGCTATTAGACATGGCTGGGGCTGTCCAGAGAACTGAGGATGCAAGGATGGAGCTG CTGGCATGCCCTGTGCTTCGGTGTCTAAGCAACCTGCTAACAGAAGCAGCAGTGGAAGTTGTGGGAGGGCCAAATCAGCTTGAAGATGAGCGTGTCGTGGCCGCTTTATTTATCCTCCTGCAGTTCTTCCTCCAGAAACAGCCCAGCCTTCTCCCTGAGGGCCTCTGGCTCCTGAATAACCTCACTG CAAATAGTCCTAGTTTCTGTACCTCCTTGCTCTCCATGGATCTGATTGAGCCCCTCTTGCAGTTGCTGCCAGTTTCTAACGTGGTGAGCGTATTG GTGCTCACAGTTCTGTGCAATGTGGCAGAGAAGGGTCCTGCTTACTGTCAATGTCTGTGGCCAGGGCCCTTGCTCCCCTGCTTGATAGGCACGCTGGCCTTCTCTGACACTGAAGTAGTAGGCCACAGTTTAGAGCTGCTGCAACTGTTGTTCCTCTATCAGCCAGAG acTGCAGAGGCCTTTCTGCAGCAATCAGGGCTGCAGGTCCTGGAGAGGCATCAGGAGGCAGCACAGCTCCAGGATCGTGTGCATGCTCTCCAGAAGACAGCTCTTCATAGGTGA
- the TMCO6 gene encoding transmembrane and coiled-coil domain-containing protein 6 isoform X3, translating to MTLGEAEIQQFLGLAQRGTEEKEREKALVSLRRGLQHPETQQAFILLEGSMRTLVGLLTSNQALLQLEAARCLHELSHSEQSAVAEACLPATSYLLTYLSSHSSDFIELCLYTLGNLIVESEAVRRQLLPQGIVPSLAACIQSPHLTVLEALGYALSQLLQAKEAPEAIIPSVLGSTLPQHILQLLQPGPKLNLGVAVEFAWCLHYIICSQVNNALLISHGCLSTLGLLLLDMAGAVQRTEDARMELLACPVLRCLSNLLTEAAVEVVGGPNQLEDERVVAALFILLQFFLQKQPSLLPEGLWLLNNLTANSPSFCTSLLSMDLIEPLLQLLPVSNVVSVLVLTVLCNVAEKGPAYCQCLWPGPLLPCLIGTLAFSDTEVVGHSLELLQLLFLYQPETAEAFLQQSGLQVLERHQEAAQLQDRVHALQKTALHR from the exons ATGACCCTCGGAGAAGCCGAG ATCCAGCAGTTCCTCGGGTTAGCGCAGCGGGGGAccgaggaaaaggagagagagaaggctctggTCAGCCTTCGTCGAGGCTTGCAGCATCCTGAGACACAGCAGGCCTTCATCTT GCTGGAGGGCAGCATGCGGACCTTGGTCGGGCTTCTGACCAGCAACCAAGCCCTGTTGCAGCTTGAGGCCGCTCGGTGCCTTCATGAGCTCTCTCATTCTGAGCAGTCTGCGGTGGCTGAGGCCTGCCTGCCAGCTACTTCCTACCTTCTCACCTACCTCTCCAGTCACAGCTCAGACTTTATA GAGCTCTGTCTGTATACATTGGGTAACCTGATTGTGGAGAGTGAGGCTGTGAGAAGGCAGCTTCTGCCACAGGGCATCGTTCCATCTTTGGCCGCCTGCATCCAG TCTCCCCATCTGACTGTGCTGGAAGCCCTTGGATATGCCTTGTCCCAGCTCCTGCAGGCTAAGGAAGCTCCAGAGGCGATCATCCC CTCCGTTTTGGGCTCCACTCTCCCCCAGCATATCCTGCAACTGTTGCAACCTGGCCCAAAGCTGAACCTTGGAGTCGCTGTGGAGTTTGCCTGGTGCCTGCACTATATCATCTGCAG CCAGGTCAACAATGCCCTGCTTATCTCCCATGGTTGTCTGTCCACTCTGGGCCTGCTGCTATTAGACATGGCTGGGGCTGTCCAGAGAACTGAGGATGCAAGGATGGAGCTG CTGGCATGCCCTGTGCTTCGGTGTCTAAGCAACCTGCTAACAGAAGCAGCAGTGGAAGTTGTGGGAGGGCCAAATCAGCTTGAAGATGAGCGTGTCGTGGCCGCTTTATTTATCCTCCTGCAGTTCTTCCTCCAGAAACAGCCCAGCCTTCTCCCTGAGGGCCTCTGGCTCCTGAATAACCTCACTG CAAATAGTCCTAGTTTCTGTACCTCCTTGCTCTCCATGGATCTGATTGAGCCCCTCTTGCAGTTGCTGCCAGTTTCTAACGTGGTGAGCGTATTG GTGCTCACAGTTCTGTGCAATGTGGCAGAGAAGGGTCCTGCTTACTGTCAATGTCTGTGGCCAGGGCCCTTGCTCCCCTGCTTGATAGGCACGCTGGCCTTCTCTGACACTGAAGTAGTAGGCCACAGTTTAGAGCTGCTGCAACTGTTGTTCCTCTATCAGCCAGAG acTGCAGAGGCCTTTCTGCAGCAATCAGGGCTGCAGGTCCTGGAGAGGCATCAGGAGGCAGCACAGCTCCAGGATCGTGTGCATGCTCTCCAGAAGACAGCTCTTCATAGGTGA
- the NDUFA2 gene encoding NADH dehydrogenase [ubiquinone] 1 alpha subcomplex subunit 2 isoform X2, with protein PEVLGLGVRHQRRWRVPQRALRIGAKVGLREIRVHLCQRSSGSQGVREFIEKHYVELKKANPDLPILIRECSDVQPKLWARYAFGQEKNVSLNNLSADQVTKAVENVLSGKA; from the exons CCGGAAGTTCTTGGGCTGGGAGTTAGGCACCAGCGGAGATGGCGGGTGCCGCAGCGAGCCTTGAGAATTGGGGCTAAAGTTGGCCTGCGTGAGATTCGCGTCCACTTGTGCCAGCGCTCGTCCGGCAGTCAGGGCGTCAG GGAATTCATCGAGAAACACTATGTGGAGCTGAAGAAGGCGAACCCTGACCTGCCAATCCTAATCCGCGAGTGTTCCGATGTGCAGCCCAAACTCTGGGCCCGCTACG CATTTGGCCAAGAGAAGAATGTCTCCTTGAACAACTTGAGTGCTGATCAGGTAACCAAAGCCGTGGAGAATGTGCTAAGTGGCAAAGCCTGA
- the TMCO6 gene encoding transmembrane and coiled-coil domain-containing protein 6 isoform X1, with the protein MWSGRQGRLRPVGCAVEELRCRWREREAALRKARREQQLISKRLLRDDALEETEGGCVAMTLGEAEIQQFLGLAQRGTEEKEREKALVSLRRGLQHPETQQAFILLEGSMRTLVGLLTSNQALLQLEAARCLHELSHSEQSAVAEACLPATSYLLTYLSSHSSDFIELCLYTLGNLIVESEAVRRQLLPQGIVPSLAACIQSPHLTVLEALGYALSQLLQAKEAPEAIIPSVLGSTLPQHILQLLQPGPKLNLGVAVEFAWCLHYIICSQVNNALLISHGCLSTLGLLLLDMAGAVQRTEDARMELLACPVLRCLSNLLTEAAVEVVGGPNQLEDERVVAALFILLQFFLQKQPSLLPEGLWLLNNLTANSPSFCTSLLSMDLIEPLLQLLPVSNVVSVLVLTVLCNVAEKGPAYCQCLWPGPLLPCLIGTLAFSDTEVVGHSLELLQLLFLYQPETAEAFLQQSGLQVLERHQEAAQLQDRVHALQKTALHR; encoded by the exons ATGTGGAGCGGCCGGCAGGGCCGCCTCAGGCCGGTGGGCTGCGCAGTGGAGGAGCTACGGTGCCGCTGGAGGGAGCGGGAGGCAG CGCTGCGGAAGGCGCGGAGGGAGCAGCAACTGATCAGTAAGAGGCTGCTGAGAGATGACGCCCTGGAGGAAACTGAAGGGGGATGTGTGGCCATGACCCTCGGAGAAGCCGAG ATCCAGCAGTTCCTCGGGTTAGCGCAGCGGGGGAccgaggaaaaggagagagagaaggctctggTCAGCCTTCGTCGAGGCTTGCAGCATCCTGAGACACAGCAGGCCTTCATCTT GCTGGAGGGCAGCATGCGGACCTTGGTCGGGCTTCTGACCAGCAACCAAGCCCTGTTGCAGCTTGAGGCCGCTCGGTGCCTTCATGAGCTCTCTCATTCTGAGCAGTCTGCGGTGGCTGAGGCCTGCCTGCCAGCTACTTCCTACCTTCTCACCTACCTCTCCAGTCACAGCTCAGACTTTATA GAGCTCTGTCTGTATACATTGGGTAACCTGATTGTGGAGAGTGAGGCTGTGAGAAGGCAGCTTCTGCCACAGGGCATCGTTCCATCTTTGGCCGCCTGCATCCAG TCTCCCCATCTGACTGTGCTGGAAGCCCTTGGATATGCCTTGTCCCAGCTCCTGCAGGCTAAGGAAGCTCCAGAGGCGATCATCCC CTCCGTTTTGGGCTCCACTCTCCCCCAGCATATCCTGCAACTGTTGCAACCTGGCCCAAAGCTGAACCTTGGAGTCGCTGTGGAGTTTGCCTGGTGCCTGCACTATATCATCTGCAG CCAGGTCAACAATGCCCTGCTTATCTCCCATGGTTGTCTGTCCACTCTGGGCCTGCTGCTATTAGACATGGCTGGGGCTGTCCAGAGAACTGAGGATGCAAGGATGGAGCTG CTGGCATGCCCTGTGCTTCGGTGTCTAAGCAACCTGCTAACAGAAGCAGCAGTGGAAGTTGTGGGAGGGCCAAATCAGCTTGAAGATGAGCGTGTCGTGGCCGCTTTATTTATCCTCCTGCAGTTCTTCCTCCAGAAACAGCCCAGCCTTCTCCCTGAGGGCCTCTGGCTCCTGAATAACCTCACTG CAAATAGTCCTAGTTTCTGTACCTCCTTGCTCTCCATGGATCTGATTGAGCCCCTCTTGCAGTTGCTGCCAGTTTCTAACGTGGTGAGCGTATTG GTGCTCACAGTTCTGTGCAATGTGGCAGAGAAGGGTCCTGCTTACTGTCAATGTCTGTGGCCAGGGCCCTTGCTCCCCTGCTTGATAGGCACGCTGGCCTTCTCTGACACTGAAGTAGTAGGCCACAGTTTAGAGCTGCTGCAACTGTTGTTCCTCTATCAGCCAGAG acTGCAGAGGCCTTTCTGCAGCAATCAGGGCTGCAGGTCCTGGAGAGGCATCAGGAGGCAGCACAGCTCCAGGATCGTGTGCATGCTCTCCAGAAGACAGCTCTTCATAGGTGA